Proteins found in one Methylobacterium sp. CB376 genomic segment:
- a CDS encoding MBOAT family O-acyltransferase: MLFPTIEFALFFMTVLPLTWALNRRNELKKLMLVGVSYAFYSCWSVAFLPLLVLSSVGNYGFGRLIAACEGPRRRGMAVGCAVALNLAPLCYFKYYDFAAAQLQSLADLAGWPVALGSTGLAVPVAISFLTFHGISYVVDVHRRTIPASRSLLDLMLYVSFFPHLVAGPIVRAAEFLGQLARPSNPGRIDLSGSALLILGGLFKKVVVASHLSVLYVDPVVTNPGAYGSVDLILAAYAYAIVIYCDFSAYTDIAIGVANLLGYRFPQNFDQPYIALSLQEFWRRWHITLSSWLRDYLYVPLGGSRGGRLLTLRNLVLTMVLGGLWHGAGLQFLVWGALHGVGLAAERGLREATDPRGRLRGFLRSEAGEALRWILVFHFVCLAWIFFRAPDCASALDYLAAIGRGLGGPAPLAATPLVLALMAAGAATQLAPPALAAAARSLYGGAGLPAKVALGTALAWLVAMLSPSGVAPFIYFQF; encoded by the coding sequence ATGCTGTTCCCAACGATTGAGTTTGCACTGTTCTTCATGACGGTTCTGCCGCTGACTTGGGCGCTCAATCGCCGGAACGAGCTCAAGAAACTGATGCTCGTGGGAGTGAGCTACGCCTTCTACAGCTGCTGGAGCGTCGCCTTCCTGCCGCTCCTGGTGCTGTCCTCGGTGGGGAATTACGGCTTCGGCCGCCTCATCGCGGCCTGCGAGGGACCGCGCCGGCGCGGGATGGCCGTGGGCTGCGCGGTCGCGCTCAACCTCGCGCCGCTCTGCTACTTCAAGTACTATGACTTCGCGGCCGCGCAGCTCCAGAGTCTCGCGGACCTCGCCGGATGGCCCGTCGCGCTCGGCTCGACGGGGCTCGCCGTGCCGGTGGCGATCTCGTTCCTGACCTTCCACGGCATCTCCTACGTGGTCGACGTGCATCGCCGGACGATCCCGGCCTCGCGCTCGCTTCTCGACCTGATGCTCTACGTCAGCTTCTTTCCCCACCTCGTGGCCGGCCCGATCGTGCGGGCGGCGGAGTTCCTCGGGCAGCTCGCCCGTCCGTCCAATCCCGGCCGGATCGACCTGTCCGGGAGCGCGCTGCTGATCCTCGGCGGGTTGTTCAAGAAGGTCGTGGTGGCGAGCCACCTCTCGGTCCTCTACGTGGATCCGGTCGTCACCAATCCGGGCGCCTATGGCAGCGTCGACCTGATCCTCGCGGCCTACGCCTACGCCATCGTCATCTACTGCGATTTCAGCGCCTACACGGACATCGCGATCGGCGTCGCGAACCTCCTCGGCTACCGCTTCCCGCAGAACTTCGACCAGCCCTACATCGCGCTCTCGCTGCAGGAATTCTGGCGGCGCTGGCACATCACGCTGTCGTCGTGGCTGCGGGACTACCTCTACGTCCCGCTCGGCGGCAGCCGGGGCGGCCGGCTCCTCACGCTGCGCAACCTCGTCCTGACGATGGTGCTCGGCGGCCTGTGGCACGGGGCGGGCCTGCAATTCCTGGTCTGGGGCGCCCTGCACGGGGTCGGGCTCGCGGCCGAGCGCGGGCTGCGCGAGGCCACCGACCCGAGGGGCCGCCTGCGCGGCTTCCTGCGCAGCGAGGCCGGCGAGGCCCTGCGCTGGATCCTGGTCTTCCACTTCGTCTGCCTGGCCTGGATCTTCTTCCGGGCGCCGGATTGCGCCAGCGCGCTCGACTACCTCGCGGCGATCGGCCGGGGCCTCGGCGGGCCCGCCCCGCTCGCCGCCACGCCGCTCGTCCTCGCGCTGATGGCGGCCGGGGCCGCCACGCAGCTCGCGCCGCCCGCCCTCGCCGCGGCCGCCCGCTCCCTCTACGGGGGCGCCGGCCTGCCCGCCAAGGTCGCGCTCGGCACCGCGCTCGCGTGGCTCGTGGCGATGCTGTCGCCCTCCGGCGTGGCGCCCTTCATCTACTTCCAGTTCTGA
- a CDS encoding Gfo/Idh/MocA family protein has product MTSSPTSLRIALVGLGKIARDQHLPAIAATPGLDLAATAGPGAGLENLPHAPTLAALLESGPPFDAVALCTPPRGRGALAAAALAAGKHVLLEKPPAATLGEILPLAAQARAAGLSLFCAWHSRFAPAVEPARAALRDRPIRAVRVDWREDIRVWHPGQDWILEPGGLGVFDPGINALSLVTHLLPRPVQVTGADLAFPADRQAPIAAALDLADAAGLPIRAEFDFLQAGPQTWDIRFATERGLLLVSGGGARLSLDGVPIPTAPEAEYRGLYRRFRDLVSRRESEADLAPLGLVADAFMIGRRRTVAAFGGW; this is encoded by the coding sequence TTGACATCGTCCCCCACCTCCCTGCGGATCGCCCTCGTCGGGCTCGGCAAGATCGCCCGCGACCAGCACCTGCCGGCGATCGCCGCGACGCCCGGCCTGGACCTCGCCGCCACCGCCGGCCCCGGCGCCGGCCTGGAGAACCTGCCCCACGCGCCGACCCTGGCGGCGCTGCTCGAATCCGGGCCTCCCTTCGACGCGGTCGCCCTCTGCACGCCGCCGCGCGGGCGCGGGGCGCTCGCCGCCGCGGCGCTGGCGGCGGGCAAGCACGTCCTCCTGGAGAAGCCGCCCGCGGCGACCCTGGGCGAGATCCTGCCGCTGGCCGCGCAGGCCCGCGCGGCCGGCCTCAGCCTGTTCTGCGCGTGGCATTCCCGCTTCGCCCCCGCGGTCGAGCCGGCCCGGGCCGCGCTGCGGGACCGCCCGATCCGCGCGGTGCGCGTCGATTGGCGCGAGGACATCCGGGTCTGGCATCCGGGCCAGGACTGGATCCTGGAGCCGGGCGGCCTCGGGGTGTTCGACCCGGGCATCAACGCCCTGTCGCTCGTCACCCATCTCCTGCCCCGGCCGGTCCAGGTGACCGGGGCGGACCTCGCCTTCCCGGCCGACCGGCAGGCGCCGATCGCCGCCGCGCTCGACCTCGCCGACGCGGCGGGCCTGCCGATCCGGGCGGAGTTCGACTTCCTGCAGGCCGGGCCGCAGACCTGGGACATCCGGTTCGCGACGGAGCGCGGGCTCCTGCTTGTCTCGGGCGGCGGGGCGCGGCTGAGCCTCGACGGCGTTCCGATCCCGACCGCTCCGGAGGCGGAGTATCGCGGCCTCTACCGCCGCTTCCGCGACCTGGTCTCCCGCCGCGAGAGCGAGGCCGACCTCGCCCCCCTCGGCCTGGTGGCGGACGCCTTCATGATCGGGCGGCGCCGCACGGTCGCGGCCTTCGGGGGCTGGTGA
- a CDS encoding MarR family winged helix-turn-helix transcriptional regulator — MSDPASLHLDHQLCFAVYAAAHAFTAAYKPMLEPFGLTYPQYLVLLVLWERDGVNLKEIGRRLQLDAGTLTPLLKRLEASGYVRRQRDPGNERQLRLELTETGRALRDQVSGARAQIVCALGGAEEPIRDLRERLTRIVPMLRGLGVKADSAP, encoded by the coding sequence ATGAGCGACCCCGCTTCCCTGCACCTCGACCACCAGCTCTGCTTCGCCGTCTACGCGGCCGCCCACGCCTTCACGGCCGCCTACAAGCCGATGCTGGAGCCCTTCGGCCTCACCTATCCGCAGTACCTCGTGCTGCTCGTGCTCTGGGAGCGGGACGGGGTGAACCTCAAGGAGATCGGGCGCCGGCTGCAGCTCGATGCCGGGACGCTGACGCCGCTGCTCAAGCGCCTCGAGGCGAGCGGCTACGTGCGGCGCCAGCGCGACCCGGGCAACGAGCGCCAGCTGCGGCTCGAACTGACCGAGACCGGACGCGCCCTGCGCGATCAGGTGAGCGGGGCGCGGGCGCAGATCGTCTGCGCCCTCGGCGGCGCGGAGGAGCCGATCCGCGACCTGCGCGAGCGGCTCACGCGCATCGTGCCGATGCTGCGCGGCCTCGGCGTGAAGGCGGATTCCGCGCCCTGA
- a CDS encoding PAS domain-containing protein, which translates to MNSIDDLPAGAQERMSLRASLVEREAELARVQQIAGVGGLEVDLRGGFRNRRSPEYLRIHGLPQDAARETHEEWVGRIHPEDREATLGHFLDAVRSGAREYRAEYRIIRPSDGAVRWIAAVAEIERDEAGVPLRLVGAHRDVTERKCAEIALRESELQKRLALDAAGLGIWEYRPDSGALTADARCKALFGLAPEAEVGPSTLLDACHPEDRPRLRAALAAATDPGGPGGLAQEHRTLGGSGERWIVTRGHASFEGGRCVRLIGVVLEVTERKWAEAALRESRDRLAAERHALEVLNRTGTRIAAERDLGGLVRIVAEAGLALTGAASGAFVYRADEPGEEAPRCVLAGRDQEAFARGAEPLALAALAGEQPPDPGEVRAAGFASLLTVPVISASGETTGVLVLGHPAPGAFDARIAAVLTGLAAQAAIGFDNVRLLRAAHRANASLEQRVEERTAALRRAEEALRQSQKMEAVGQLTGGLAHDFNNLLTGIAGSLELLQLRLRQGRLGEIDRYVEAAQGAAKRAAALTHRLLAFSRRQTLDPKPVDANRLIAGMEELIRRTVGPAIGVEVAPAADLWTALVDPHQLENALLNLCLNARDAMPDGGRIVIATANLALGPEEAAAADLSPGPYLSLSVADTGIGMTPDVIQHAFEPFFTTKPMGQGTGLGLSMIYGFALQSGGQVRIASEVGRGTRVCLLLPRHEGAAEEVDGPLAPMREPRAGRGETVLVVDDEPTVRMLVTDVLEGLGYAVLAAGDGAAGLRLLREERRIALLVTDVGLPGGLNGRQMADAARADRPDLRVLFITGYAENAALGGGRLGPGMQVLTKPFAVETLAARVKELLAR; encoded by the coding sequence ATGAACAGCATCGACGATCTCCCGGCCGGGGCGCAGGAGCGGATGAGCCTGCGCGCCTCCCTGGTCGAGCGCGAGGCCGAGCTGGCCCGGGTGCAGCAGATCGCGGGCGTGGGCGGGCTCGAGGTGGATCTGCGCGGCGGCTTCCGCAACCGGCGCTCGCCCGAGTACCTGCGCATCCACGGCCTGCCGCAGGACGCCGCCCGCGAGACGCACGAGGAATGGGTCGGGCGCATCCATCCGGAGGACCGCGAGGCGACGCTCGGCCACTTCCTCGACGCCGTGCGCAGCGGCGCCCGCGAGTACCGGGCCGAGTACCGCATCATCCGGCCGAGCGACGGGGCGGTGCGGTGGATCGCGGCCGTCGCCGAGATCGAGCGGGACGAGGCCGGCGTGCCCCTGCGCCTCGTCGGCGCCCACCGGGACGTGACCGAGCGCAAATGCGCCGAGATCGCCCTGCGCGAGAGCGAACTGCAGAAGCGCCTCGCCCTCGACGCGGCCGGGCTCGGGATCTGGGAGTACCGGCCGGATTCCGGCGCGCTCACCGCCGACGCCCGCTGCAAGGCCCTGTTCGGGCTCGCGCCCGAGGCCGAGGTCGGCCCCTCGACCCTGCTCGACGCCTGCCACCCGGAGGACCGCCCGCGCCTGCGCGCCGCGCTCGCCGCCGCCACCGACCCGGGCGGGCCGGGCGGCCTCGCGCAGGAGCACCGCACGCTCGGCGGTAGCGGCGAGCGCTGGATCGTCACCCGCGGCCACGCCTCCTTCGAGGGCGGGCGCTGCGTGCGCCTGATCGGAGTCGTCCTGGAGGTGACCGAGCGCAAGTGGGCCGAGGCGGCCCTGCGCGAGAGCCGCGACCGGCTCGCCGCCGAGCGCCACGCCCTGGAGGTGCTCAACCGGACCGGAACCCGGATCGCCGCCGAGCGCGACCTCGGCGGACTGGTGCGCATCGTGGCGGAGGCCGGCCTCGCCCTGACCGGGGCCGCCTCCGGAGCGTTCGTCTACCGGGCCGACGAGCCGGGCGAGGAGGCGCCGCGCTGCGTCCTCGCGGGCCGGGACCAGGAGGCCTTCGCGCGCGGCGCGGAGCCCCTCGCGCTGGCGGCCCTGGCCGGGGAGCAGCCGCCCGACCCGGGCGAGGTCCGGGCGGCCGGTTTCGCGAGCCTGCTCACCGTGCCGGTCATCTCCGCCTCCGGCGAGACGACCGGCGTGCTGGTCCTCGGCCACCCGGCCCCGGGCGCGTTCGACGCCCGGATCGCGGCGGTCCTGACCGGGCTCGCCGCCCAGGCGGCGATCGGCTTCGACAATGTCCGGCTGCTGCGCGCGGCCCACCGGGCCAATGCCAGCCTGGAGCAGCGCGTCGAGGAGCGCACCGCCGCCCTGCGGCGCGCCGAGGAGGCGCTGCGGCAATCCCAGAAGATGGAGGCGGTGGGCCAGCTCACCGGCGGCCTCGCCCACGACTTCAACAACCTGCTCACCGGCATCGCCGGCAGCCTCGAACTCCTGCAGCTGCGCCTGCGCCAGGGGCGCCTCGGTGAGATCGACCGCTACGTCGAGGCCGCGCAGGGGGCGGCCAAGCGGGCGGCGGCCCTGACGCATCGCCTCCTCGCCTTCTCGCGCCGCCAGACCCTGGATCCGAAGCCCGTCGACGCCAACCGGCTGATCGCCGGGATGGAGGAGCTGATCCGGCGCACGGTGGGGCCCGCCATCGGCGTCGAGGTGGCGCCCGCCGCCGATCTCTGGACGGCGCTGGTCGACCCCCACCAGCTCGAGAACGCCCTCCTGAACCTGTGCCTGAACGCCCGCGACGCGATGCCGGACGGGGGCCGCATCGTCATCGCGACCGCCAACCTCGCGCTCGGCCCCGAGGAGGCCGCGGCCGCGGATCTGAGTCCCGGTCCGTACCTGTCGCTCAGCGTCGCGGATACGGGGATCGGCATGACCCCGGACGTGATCCAGCACGCCTTCGAGCCCTTCTTCACCACGAAGCCGATGGGCCAGGGCACCGGGCTCGGCCTCTCGATGATCTACGGCTTCGCCCTTCAATCCGGCGGGCAGGTGCGGATCGCCTCCGAGGTCGGGCGCGGCACCCGGGTCTGCCTGCTCCTGCCGCGCCACGAGGGCGCCGCGGAGGAGGTGGACGGGCCGCTCGCGCCGATGCGGGAGCCGCGGGCGGGGCGGGGCGAGACGGTGCTCGTCGTCGACGACGAGCCGACCGTGCGGATGCTGGTGACGGACGTTCTCGAAGGGCTCGGCTACGCGGTGCTCGCGGCGGGGGACGGCGCCGCCGGCCTGCGGCTGCTGCGCGAGGAGCGGCGCATCGCCCTCCTCGTCACCGATGTCGGGCTGCCGGGCGGGCTCAACGGGCGGCAGATGGCGGATGCGGCGCGCGCCGACCGGCCGGATCTCAGGGTGCTGTTCATCACCGGCTACGCCGAGAACGCGGCCCTCGGCGGCGGCCGGCTCGGCCCCGGCATGCAGGTGCTGACCAAGCCCTTCGCGGTCGAGACCCTGGCGGCGCGCGTGAAGGAATTGCTCGCGCGGTGA
- a CDS encoding aldose epimerase family protein, which translates to MREGNGAARRPFGILPDGRTVDEVTLTNGRLTARILAYGAILRGLDVPDRDGAPADVVLGFPDLAGYLDRPSYFGASVGRYANRIRGGRFSLDGRSYALATNDGPNALHGGVQGFNRRLWEITAIRGGEGPAATLRYVSPDGEEGYPGTLTVTATYRLEGPDTLSIAYAATTDQPTIVNLTNHSFFNLAGEGAGRPILDHVLTIPADTYTPVDPTQIPTGEFAPVADTPFDFRAPTAIGSRIRDGRHTQIRRGRGYDHNFVLGTAPSQAARPAARLEERGSGRVLDLLTNQPGLQLYTGNFLDGTAIGKSGLAYRQSDGVALEPQLFPDTPNQPVFGSARLDPGATYRCLIAYRFSTLGDP; encoded by the coding sequence ATGCGGGAAGGCAATGGCGCCGCGCGACGCCCGTTCGGGATCCTGCCGGACGGCAGGACGGTCGACGAGGTGACGCTGACCAACGGCAGGCTCACGGCGCGGATCCTCGCCTACGGGGCGATCCTGCGCGGCCTCGACGTGCCGGACCGCGACGGCGCGCCGGCGGACGTGGTGCTGGGCTTTCCCGACCTCGCCGGCTACCTCGACCGGCCGAGCTATTTCGGCGCGAGCGTCGGGCGCTACGCCAACCGCATCCGCGGCGGCCGCTTCAGCCTCGACGGGCGGAGCTACGCGCTCGCCACCAACGACGGCCCGAACGCCCTGCACGGCGGCGTGCAGGGCTTCAACCGGCGCCTCTGGGAGATCACCGCGATCCGCGGCGGCGAGGGGCCGGCCGCGACCCTGCGCTACGTCAGCCCGGACGGGGAGGAGGGCTATCCCGGCACCCTCACGGTCACGGCCACCTACCGCCTGGAGGGGCCCGATACGCTGAGCATCGCCTACGCGGCGACGACCGACCAGCCGACCATCGTCAACCTGACCAATCACAGCTTCTTCAATCTGGCGGGCGAGGGCGCGGGCCGCCCCATCCTCGATCATGTCCTGACGATCCCGGCCGACACCTACACGCCGGTCGATCCGACGCAGATCCCGACCGGCGAGTTCGCGCCGGTCGCCGACACACCCTTCGACTTCCGCGCGCCCACCGCGATCGGGTCGCGAATCCGGGACGGCCGCCACACTCAGATCCGGCGCGGGCGCGGCTACGACCACAATTTCGTGCTCGGGACCGCGCCGAGCCAGGCGGCGCGGCCGGCCGCCCGGCTGGAGGAGCGCGGCTCGGGCCGCGTCCTCGACCTGCTGACGAACCAGCCGGGCCTGCAACTCTACACCGGCAACTTCCTGGACGGGACCGCGATCGGCAAGTCCGGCCTCGCCTACCGCCAGTCGGACGGGGTCGCCCTGGAACCGCAACTGTTTCCGGACACGCCGAACCAGCCGGTCTTCGGCTCGGCCCGCCTCGATCCCGGGGCGACCTACCGCTGCCTCATCGCCTACCGCTTCTCCACCCTCGGAGATCCTTAA
- a CDS encoding SMP-30/gluconolactonase/LRE family protein, which produces MGGEAAGGPLPAAPEGAARVFDATPCHLGEGVTYEAETGTAWWFDILSRRLFEARGLSEARGLSEARGLSDVPDPPDASRPLDAGPTGGDVRVHSLPVMASALAAVGDGRHVLAAEDGLHLRAPDGRLTLLAPVEADDPRTRSNDARVHPSGTFWFSTMGREAEPGAGAIYAFQAGRVLRLFSGLRIPNAICFSPDGSAGYFADTGAGELHRVPLDAATGLPEGAPALVLRHDDPAGLDGAVTDAQGCLWIARWGGARVDAFSPQGTLLRSVAIPALQPSCPAFVGARLDRLLVTSAFQGLDAAARAADPLGGQTFLVAPGARGKPEPRIRLGSA; this is translated from the coding sequence ATGGGCGGCGAGGCCGCGGGCGGGCCGCTCCCCGCCGCACCCGAAGGCGCCGCCCGCGTCTTCGACGCCACGCCCTGTCACCTGGGCGAGGGGGTGACCTACGAGGCCGAGACCGGCACCGCGTGGTGGTTCGACATCCTATCCAGGCGCCTCTTCGAGGCGCGAGGCCTCTCCGAGGCGCGAGGCCTCTCCGAGGCGCGAGGCCTCTCCGATGTGCCGGACCCGCCCGACGCGTCGCGCCCTCTCGATGCCGGGCCCACGGGCGGGGACGTCAGGGTGCACAGCCTGCCGGTGATGGCGAGCGCCCTCGCGGCAGTGGGCGACGGGCGCCACGTGCTGGCGGCCGAGGACGGCCTGCACCTGCGCGCGCCGGACGGGCGCCTCACGCTGCTCGCCCCCGTGGAGGCGGACGATCCGCGCACCCGCTCCAACGACGCCCGCGTCCATCCGAGCGGCACCTTCTGGTTCAGCACCATGGGCCGGGAGGCCGAGCCGGGGGCGGGCGCGATCTACGCCTTCCAGGCGGGGCGGGTCTTGCGGCTGTTCTCCGGGCTGCGGATCCCGAACGCCATCTGCTTCTCGCCCGACGGCAGCGCCGGCTACTTCGCCGATACGGGCGCGGGGGAACTGCACCGGGTGCCCCTCGACGCGGCGACCGGCCTGCCCGAGGGCGCACCCGCCCTCGTCCTGCGCCACGACGACCCGGCCGGGCTCGACGGGGCGGTCACCGACGCGCAGGGATGCCTGTGGATCGCCCGCTGGGGCGGGGCGCGGGTCGACGCGTTCTCGCCGCAGGGCACGCTCCTGCGCAGCGTCGCGATCCCGGCGCTCCAGCCGAGCTGTCCGGCCTTCGTCGGCGCGCGCCTCGACCGGCTGCTCGTCACCTCCGCCTTCCAGGGGCTCGACGCCGCAGCCCGGGCGGCGGATCCCCTCGGCGGACAGACCTTCCTGGTCGCGCCCGGTGCCCGCGGCAAGCCGGAGCCCCGGATCCGCCTGGGTTCCGCCTGA
- a CDS encoding GDSL-type esterase/lipase family protein, which translates to MPALRRGARRLRLLAGLLPACAAQAGAEPRAAVSILQIGDSHTAADLFTGAARALLQARYGEGGAGYLPPGRPHPGVRDGRFAATASAGWRFASIQRSATPEAFTLSGFTASARGAGEVLRLAADPPAPYGLIEIEARTGPGAGAIEIRVDGERVRTASLRAAAPGWTLLRLPAPRGGPAALTTLAIRTTGPGPVTLASIGLFRPGGGVTYSHLGFPGATVDVLARFPAPVIARDLRRLRPDLIVLAFGTNEGFDDALDPAAYRARYRAALRRLRAAAPRARLVVIGPPAAGRAGPGCGAGEGACAPAAAPAKQGACAVPPPPKLDAVRAAQRQVAAEEGAAFWDWAALMPPDCPAEAWRRLDPPLMSKDHIHFTKLGYSLSGRAFAEFLDPIVQRTLEEAHAVPND; encoded by the coding sequence GTGCCGGCGCTGAGGCGGGGCGCGCGGCGGCTGCGGCTCCTCGCCGGGCTGCTGCCGGCCTGCGCGGCGCAGGCGGGGGCGGAGCCGCGCGCCGCCGTCTCGATCCTGCAGATCGGCGACAGCCACACGGCGGCCGATCTCTTCACCGGCGCCGCACGGGCGCTGCTGCAGGCGCGCTACGGGGAGGGCGGCGCGGGCTACCTGCCGCCCGGGCGGCCGCACCCGGGCGTTCGCGACGGCCGGTTCGCCGCGACGGCGAGCGCGGGCTGGCGCTTCGCGAGCATCCAGCGCTCCGCGACGCCCGAGGCCTTCACGCTCTCGGGCTTCACCGCCAGTGCCCGCGGCGCCGGGGAGGTGCTGCGGCTCGCGGCCGATCCCCCGGCGCCCTACGGGCTGATCGAGATCGAGGCGCGGACGGGGCCGGGCGCGGGGGCGATCGAGATTCGGGTCGACGGGGAGCGCGTCCGCACGGCCTCCCTGCGGGCCGCCGCGCCGGGCTGGACCCTGCTGCGGCTCCCGGCCCCGCGCGGCGGCCCGGCCGCCCTGACCACGCTGGCGATCCGCACGACCGGCCCGGGCCCCGTCACCCTCGCGAGCATCGGCCTCTTCCGGCCCGGGGGTGGGGTGACCTACAGCCATCTCGGCTTTCCGGGCGCCACCGTCGACGTCCTGGCGCGCTTCCCCGCGCCAGTGATCGCCCGCGACCTGCGGCGCCTGCGGCCCGACCTGATCGTGCTGGCCTTCGGCACCAACGAGGGGTTCGACGACGCCCTCGACCCGGCCGCGTACCGGGCGCGCTACCGCGCCGCCCTGCGCCGGCTGCGCGCCGCGGCGCCGCGGGCGCGGCTGGTGGTGATCGGGCCGCCCGCGGCCGGACGGGCCGGCCCCGGCTGCGGGGCCGGGGAGGGCGCCTGCGCGCCCGCGGCCGCCCCCGCCAAACAGGGCGCCTGCGCCGTCCCGCCGCCGCCGAAGCTCGACGCCGTGCGCGCGGCGCAGCGGCAGGTCGCGGCGGAGGAGGGGGCCGCGTTCTGGGACTGGGCCGCCCTGATGCCGCCGGACTGCCCCGCCGAGGCATGGCGGCGCCTCGACCCGCCCCTGATGTCCAAAGATCACATTCATTTTACGAAGCTGGGATATAGCCTAAGCGGCCGCGCCTTCGCGGAATTCCTCGATCCGATCGTGCAACGAACGTTGGAGGAGGCCCATGCTGTTCCCAACGATTGA
- a CDS encoding helix-turn-helix transcriptional regulator, with product MWQPDETQVERIYEAAIVPDLWPAILESIAEALGMVGGALVTLPSSIPPLVPRIDPRIRWTTSAAVAPMFHAFFTEGWATRCTWVQRGRALGHPFFISDDDIMTRDELMQMPSYPFYRGYGVGWAAGLFMRIPSGDVFTFTFDRRYEDGPVPAETVAALNTLRPHLARAAMMAARLGLERARATTETLAILGLPAAVLSESGALIDANPHMRARMPSCALEGARGAFHLRDAGADALLQTALAAIRNHAPAGSAVMSIPVPPAEGQPPAVAHVVPIRGAARDLYTPAASLVVLTPLCQRDPPPAAVIQGLFDLTAAEARVARFIAQGQTVSDVATKSGTSEATVRTQLKAVFAKIGVSRQAELVSLLGNTLGLTQARA from the coding sequence ATGTGGCAGCCTGACGAGACGCAGGTCGAGCGGATCTACGAGGCCGCGATCGTGCCGGACCTCTGGCCCGCAATCCTGGAGTCGATCGCCGAGGCGCTCGGGATGGTGGGCGGCGCTCTCGTGACGCTGCCGTCCTCCATCCCGCCCCTCGTCCCCAGGATCGATCCCAGGATCCGCTGGACGACCTCGGCCGCCGTGGCACCGATGTTCCACGCCTTCTTCACGGAGGGCTGGGCCACGCGCTGCACCTGGGTCCAGCGTGGGCGCGCGCTCGGGCACCCGTTCTTCATCTCCGACGACGACATCATGACCCGGGACGAGCTCATGCAGATGCCGAGCTACCCGTTCTATCGCGGCTACGGCGTCGGCTGGGCGGCCGGCCTGTTCATGAGGATCCCCTCGGGCGACGTCTTCACCTTCACCTTCGACCGGCGCTACGAGGACGGACCGGTTCCCGCCGAGACCGTGGCGGCGCTGAACACGCTGCGGCCGCACCTCGCCCGGGCCGCCATGATGGCGGCGCGGCTCGGACTGGAGCGGGCCCGAGCGACGACCGAGACCTTGGCCATTCTCGGGCTGCCCGCGGCCGTGCTGAGCGAGTCCGGCGCCCTGATCGACGCGAACCCGCACATGCGGGCTCGGATGCCGAGCTGCGCGCTCGAAGGAGCCCGCGGGGCCTTCCACCTGCGGGATGCCGGCGCCGATGCGCTCCTGCAGACGGCCCTCGCGGCCATCCGCAACCACGCGCCGGCCGGATCGGCCGTGATGTCGATCCCCGTGCCGCCGGCCGAAGGCCAGCCTCCCGCCGTGGCCCACGTCGTGCCGATCCGCGGGGCGGCCCGCGACCTGTACACACCCGCCGCGAGCCTCGTCGTGCTGACGCCGCTCTGCCAGCGCGATCCACCGCCCGCGGCGGTGATCCAGGGATTGTTCGACCTCACGGCCGCCGAGGCACGGGTCGCGCGCTTCATCGCCCAGGGCCAGACGGTCAGCGACGTGGCCACGAAATCCGGCACCAGCGAAGCCACCGTGCGCACCCAGCTGAAGGCGGTCTTCGCCAAGATCGGGGTCTCGCGACAGGCCGAGCTGGTCAGTCTGCTGGGGAACACGCTCGGCCTGACGCAGGCCCGGGCGTGA